A region of Streptomyces sp. TG1A-60 DNA encodes the following proteins:
- a CDS encoding DUF1778 domain-containing protein, with protein sequence MGTKTERGAVRRAAPKNDRIQLRVSDERRARYEAAAAIQGKSLTEFVTAAADTATEHALADRRLFPLDDEAWEKFNAMLDAPPKVIPELVELFARPDVFGGDE encoded by the coding sequence ATGGGAACCAAGACGGAACGTGGGGCTGTCCGTCGGGCAGCTCCGAAGAATGACCGCATCCAACTCAGAGTTTCTGATGAGCGTCGGGCGCGGTACGAGGCAGCCGCAGCCATCCAGGGCAAGTCACTGACTGAGTTCGTCACCGCAGCTGCCGATACAGCAACGGAACACGCTCTTGCTGACAGGCGTCTCTTCCCTCTCGATGATGAAGCGTGGGAGAAGTTCAACGCAATGCTGGACGCTCCTCCAAAGGTCATCCCCGAGCTGGTGGAGCTGTTCGCCCGTCCGGATGTCTTCGGGGGCGATGAGTGA
- a CDS encoding PIN domain nuclease codes for MITYLLDTSALWHLFRTPGALPPWEGHIAAGVFHLCEPTRAEFLYSATSPSHRDELAEELDALCHLSPVPKNAWRWVDTAQYKLTQRAQHRAAGAIDLLVCATAVHHGHTVLHVDNDFATVAGVLKEVQQRDVRA; via the coding sequence GTGATCACATACCTGCTCGACACCTCCGCCCTGTGGCACCTGTTCCGCACCCCCGGAGCATTGCCGCCCTGGGAGGGGCACATCGCCGCCGGGGTGTTCCACCTCTGCGAGCCGACACGCGCCGAATTTCTCTACTCGGCAACCAGCCCGTCCCACCGGGACGAGCTGGCGGAGGAGCTGGACGCGCTCTGCCACCTCTCTCCCGTTCCTAAGAATGCCTGGCGTTGGGTCGACACTGCCCAGTACAAACTGACCCAGCGGGCCCAGCATCGCGCGGCAGGAGCGATCGACCTGTTGGTGTGTGCGACCGCGGTCCACCACGGGCACACCGTCCTCCATGTGGACAACGACTTCGCGACGGTGGCCGGAGTACTCAAAGAAGTTCAGCAGCGAGACGTACGAGCCTAA
- a CDS encoding type II toxin-antitoxin system VapB family antitoxin: protein MSVTQIDLDDEALAEAMRLMGVTTKKETVNAALRDYVARIKRLDAAEKLAARGARGEFEQAAAAHDAGKRARREAFG, encoded by the coding sequence ATGTCCGTCACGCAAATTGATCTCGATGACGAGGCGCTCGCCGAGGCTATGCGGCTGATGGGTGTCACGACAAAGAAAGAGACGGTCAACGCGGCCCTGCGGGACTACGTTGCACGGATCAAGCGGCTCGATGCCGCCGAGAAGCTGGCCGCGCGCGGTGCTCGTGGTGAGTTCGAGCAGGCCGCGGCGGCGCACGACGCAGGTAAGCGTGCCCGGCGCGAGGCCTTCGGGTGA
- a CDS encoding IS5 family transposase: protein MTDAEWAEVRAAMPVPAWLLKRGGRPEAYCHRTMLDAVRYLVDNGVKWTALPVDFPYWRAVYDFFRRWRAYDYARELYERLRCSARERAGRNAEPSAGIIDSQSVDASETVGEDSRGYDGGKSRDGRKRHILTDTEGLLLEVTVTTADVHDSKAAPALLETFMQQPGRLLQLVWVDSAYQGPALAKAFARHGVRTEVVRRSDGQRGFVVLARRWVVERTLSWLARSRRLNRDHERRPDHHAQMVWWAAVIRLSRRLAADAPRWPEKRPGRLLRARA from the coding sequence ATGACGGATGCGGAGTGGGCCGAGGTCCGCGCCGCGATGCCGGTGCCGGCCTGGCTCCTGAAGCGGGGCGGGCGTCCGGAGGCGTACTGCCACCGGACAATGCTCGACGCGGTGCGCTACCTGGTCGACAACGGCGTGAAGTGGACGGCTCTGCCGGTCGATTTCCCGTACTGGCGGGCGGTCTACGACTTCTTCCGCCGCTGGCGGGCCTACGACTATGCGCGTGAACTGTACGAACGCCTGCGATGTTCGGCGAGGGAGCGCGCCGGCCGCAACGCCGAGCCCAGTGCGGGCATCATCGACAGTCAGTCGGTGGACGCCTCCGAGACCGTCGGCGAGGACAGCCGCGGATACGACGGCGGCAAGTCACGTGACGGCCGCAAGCGTCACATCCTGACCGACACCGAGGGCCTGCTCCTGGAAGTGACCGTGACCACGGCCGATGTGCACGACTCCAAGGCCGCCCCCGCACTGCTGGAGACGTTCATGCAGCAGCCGGGCCGGCTGCTGCAACTGGTGTGGGTCGACAGCGCCTACCAGGGTCCGGCGCTGGCGAAGGCGTTCGCCCGTCACGGAGTCCGGACCGAGGTCGTGCGCCGCTCCGACGGACAACGCGGATTTGTCGTACTGGCCCGCAGGTGGGTCGTGGAGCGGACGCTGAGCTGGCTGGCCCGCTCACGCCGCCTCAACCGCGACCACGAACGCCGCCCCGACCACCATGCCCAGATGGTGTGGTGGGCCGCCGTGATCAGACTTTCCCGGCGCCTGGCCGCAGACGCTCCGCGCTGGCCGGAGAAGCGTCCCGGCCGACTGCTCCGGGCGCGGGCATGA
- a CDS encoding tetratricopeptide repeat protein produces MARGDKRRQDPEDAVGPEITVTATGNAAAASGGTAVTGYRGPARGTDRAPDAPVHLSDTGDTTATNGGIAISGYVGALNMVQRAPQEPAPWPHQVGVIPLRARSFQHRTAVEQLRTKVDGGGTAVLAQVLTGMGGVGKTQLAADYAHTAWEKRGEAVGPDVLVWNTASTREAIVTGYAQAGVELCRADPGDPEKAACSFLAWLTPKTGAKPCRWLIVLDDVTDPADLRGLWPPASEHGRTLVTTRRRDAALAGDGRHLIHVGLFTEAQAVTYLARSLSACGRHEPAEQLAALARDLGYLPLALAQAFAYLIDTDLDCVAYRELLADRATKLADAAPDVLPDDHAAPVAAAWSLSFDRADMLRPAGFARPMLQLASMLDPNGIPNSVLTSESAVAYLAQHRTVGQADSAEPLGRLSPREAMLTFRALHRLSLIEHTPQMPHQAVRVHQLIQRAVRDDLARDEYNQAARAAADALASAWPDVTRDTQLEQSLRANSTALSQCAEEALCHPEAHHVLFRVGRSLGDTGQISAARDHFEQLVGTLSRHLGPDHPDTLAARGNLVQRQGQAGDAAGAVDAFRQLLDQAVQILGPDHPHTLTTRSHLAFYQGQAGDAAGAAASAEALLQDQLRVHGPDHSNTLITRGNLARWKSEAGDPVGATEALEYLLKDQLRIFGPDHPDTLVTRSALAGCRGQAGDPAGAADDMARVVQCMLQALGPDNPEFLSASHDLAHWRGEAGDPAGAAEVVERLLEQTLRVLGPDHPTTLVSRGVLAKWKGLTGDLAGAANDMERLLEDMLRVLGKQHPHTLSCRGNLAFIRSLAGDLPGAADAAEELLEGELEILGPDHPSTFTVRNNIARWRGQSGSPVRAVGVLEQLLADRLRVLGPDHPDTFTTRHDLALMRGLAGNPVSAADAFEELLADRLRVLGPHHPDTFTTRHDLAVMRGLAGDLVGAVDALGQLMKDELRILGPDHPDTHATQGSLDQWRAVTGTPSSGQ; encoded by the coding sequence GTGGCCCGAGGCGACAAGCGCCGGCAAGACCCCGAGGATGCCGTCGGCCCTGAGATCACAGTGACTGCCACCGGGAACGCCGCGGCCGCATCCGGGGGCACGGCGGTGACCGGCTACCGCGGCCCGGCCCGCGGAACCGACCGCGCTCCCGACGCCCCGGTACACCTGTCCGACACCGGAGACACAACCGCCACCAACGGCGGAATCGCCATCAGCGGCTACGTCGGCGCCCTGAACATGGTGCAGCGCGCACCCCAGGAACCGGCCCCCTGGCCGCACCAGGTCGGTGTCATCCCGCTCCGAGCGCGGTCCTTCCAGCACCGCACCGCGGTGGAACAGCTACGGACGAAGGTCGACGGCGGCGGCACCGCGGTGCTGGCCCAGGTCCTGACCGGCATGGGCGGGGTGGGCAAGACCCAGCTCGCTGCTGACTACGCCCACACCGCCTGGGAAAAACGGGGCGAAGCCGTCGGCCCGGACGTCTTGGTCTGGAACACCGCGAGCACCCGGGAGGCCATCGTGACCGGGTACGCCCAGGCCGGCGTCGAGCTGTGCCGGGCCGATCCAGGCGATCCGGAGAAGGCCGCCTGCTCCTTCCTGGCCTGGCTCACCCCCAAGACCGGAGCGAAGCCGTGCCGGTGGCTGATCGTCCTGGACGACGTCACCGACCCCGCCGACCTGCGCGGCTTGTGGCCGCCCGCCAGCGAACACGGCCGCACCCTGGTCACCACCCGCCGCCGTGACGCAGCCCTGGCTGGAGACGGCCGACACCTCATCCATGTCGGCCTGTTCACTGAGGCACAGGCAGTCACCTACCTGGCCCGGTCCCTGAGCGCCTGCGGCCGACACGAACCCGCCGAGCAGCTCGCGGCCTTGGCACGTGATCTCGGATACCTCCCCCTCGCCCTTGCCCAAGCCTTCGCCTACCTCATCGACACGGACCTCGACTGCGTCGCGTACCGTGAACTGCTGGCCGACCGGGCGACCAAGCTCGCGGATGCCGCCCCAGACGTGCTGCCTGACGACCACGCTGCCCCTGTCGCCGCCGCTTGGTCGCTGTCCTTCGATCGTGCCGATATGCTGCGCCCGGCAGGTTTTGCCCGGCCCATGCTCCAACTGGCTTCGATGCTCGACCCCAACGGCATTCCCAACAGCGTCCTGACCAGCGAATCGGCTGTCGCTTACCTTGCTCAGCACCGGACCGTTGGGCAAGCAGACTCTGCTGAGCCCCTGGGGCGCCTGTCGCCCCGGGAGGCGATGCTCACCTTCAGGGCACTGCACCGGCTGAGCCTGATTGAGCACACTCCTCAGATGCCACATCAGGCCGTCCGCGTCCACCAGCTGATCCAACGCGCTGTACGCGATGATCTCGCACGAGACGAATACAACCAGGCCGCAAGAGCAGCCGCTGATGCCCTTGCGTCGGCGTGGCCCGACGTAACCCGTGATACCCAGCTTGAGCAATCCCTGCGAGCTAATAGCACCGCGCTCAGCCAGTGCGCCGAAGAGGCCTTGTGTCATCCCGAGGCGCACCATGTGTTGTTCAGGGTCGGAAGGAGCCTCGGCGATACCGGGCAGATCTCTGCGGCCCGCGACCATTTCGAGCAGCTCGTTGGAACCCTCAGCCGCCATCTGGGCCCTGACCACCCCGACACTCTCGCTGCGAGGGGCAACCTGGTTCAGCGGCAAGGACAGGCCGGCGACGCAGCAGGCGCGGTAGATGCCTTCCGGCAACTATTGGATCAGGCGGTACAGATCCTTGGGCCTGACCATCCGCACACCCTAACCACCCGCAGTCACCTTGCCTTTTACCAAGGTCAGGCGGGAGATGCCGCAGGCGCCGCCGCTTCAGCGGAAGCACTCCTCCAGGACCAGTTGCGGGTCCACGGGCCGGACCACTCCAATACCCTCATCACGCGCGGCAATCTTGCCCGTTGGAAGAGCGAAGCAGGAGACCCAGTTGGTGCTACAGAGGCTCTTGAGTACCTATTGAAGGACCAGCTGCGCATCTTCGGCCCTGATCACCCGGACACTCTGGTCACGCGCAGTGCTCTCGCAGGCTGTCGGGGCCAGGCAGGGGATCCGGCAGGTGCAGCAGATGACATGGCGCGAGTGGTGCAGTGCATGCTGCAGGCCCTTGGCCCTGACAACCCCGAGTTCCTGTCTGCAAGCCACGACCTGGCTCACTGGAGAGGTGAAGCGGGGGACCCCGCTGGCGCCGCAGAAGTAGTAGAACGGTTGCTGGAGCAGACGCTGCGAGTGCTGGGGCCCGACCACCCCACTACCCTCGTGTCCCGAGGCGTTCTCGCAAAATGGAAGGGACTGACAGGGGATCTGGCCGGCGCCGCGAACGACATGGAGCGGCTGCTTGAAGACATGCTGCGAGTACTGGGTAAACAACATCCCCACACACTCTCGTGCCGGGGCAACCTTGCATTCATACGGAGCCTGGCGGGAGACCTGCCCGGTGCTGCAGACGCTGCCGAAGAACTACTCGAGGGTGAGCTGGAGATCCTCGGGCCCGACCATCCTTCCACCTTCACTGTCCGTAACAACATTGCTCGGTGGAGGGGGCAGTCGGGGAGTCCGGTCAGGGCAGTGGGCGTCCTTGAACAGCTGCTGGCGGATAGGCTGCGAGTGCTCGGACCAGACCATCCCGATACGTTCACTACTCGCCACGATCTCGCCCTCATGCGAGGGCTGGCAGGGAATCCGGTCAGCGCGGCGGATGCCTTCGAAGAGCTGCTGGCAGATAGGCTGCGAGTGCTCGGACCACACCATCCCGATACGTTCACTACTCGCCACGATCTTGCCGTCATGCGAGGGCTGGCAGGGGATCTAGTCGGTGCAGTGGACGCCCTCGGACAGCTGATGAAGGATGAACTCCGGATCCTCGGGCCTGATCATCCTGATACCCATGCGACGCAAGGCAGCTTGGATCAGTGGCGCGCAGTGACAGGGACACCGTCGTCAGGCCAGTGA
- the brxD gene encoding BREX system ATP-binding protein BrxD — MSAASVSAARRREVIDALRRGTVPQSGLDLFAVGLDRFTPALDERITTIASGGASFHAIRGEYGSGKTFFARWLAERAKRAGLATAEIQISETETPLHKLETVYRRLTERLTTATEPASALRSVVDGWFYTLEQEVDEAHPELAEDDEALEAAVEDLLEARLRAVAQTTPAFSAALRGYRKATLAGDSATAEAVIAWLGGQKSVAASARRTAGVRGDLDHFAALGFLQGLLTVLKDCGHPGLLVVLDEIETLQRVRGDVREKGLNALRQLLDEIDAGRFPGLFLVITGTPAFYDGQQGVQRLPPLAQRLATDFSTDPRFDSPRAVQLRLTGFDLVRLGELGCSVRDLYAGAAKNPERIAARVDDAYVAELATAMTGRLGGRAGIAPRLFLRKLVADVLDRVDEFDDFDPRQHYALTVNTIELSEVERNAAADSADEIELELP; from the coding sequence GTGAGCGCCGCATCCGTCAGCGCGGCCCGCCGCCGCGAGGTCATCGACGCGCTGCGGCGCGGGACCGTGCCGCAGTCGGGACTCGACCTGTTCGCGGTCGGTCTGGACCGTTTCACGCCCGCGCTGGATGAGCGGATCACAACGATCGCATCGGGGGGCGCGTCCTTCCATGCGATCCGCGGAGAGTACGGGTCCGGCAAGACCTTCTTCGCGCGCTGGCTCGCCGAACGGGCCAAGCGGGCCGGGCTCGCCACCGCCGAGATCCAGATCTCTGAGACGGAGACCCCGCTGCACAAGCTGGAGACCGTCTACCGCCGGCTCACCGAGCGGCTGACCACCGCGACCGAACCGGCCAGCGCGCTGCGCTCGGTGGTCGACGGATGGTTCTACACCCTTGAGCAGGAGGTGGACGAGGCGCATCCCGAACTCGCCGAGGACGACGAGGCGTTGGAGGCTGCTGTCGAGGACCTGCTGGAGGCGCGACTGCGCGCGGTCGCCCAGACCACGCCGGCGTTCTCAGCGGCTCTGCGCGGCTACCGCAAGGCCACGCTTGCCGGGGATTCAGCGACCGCCGAGGCTGTGATCGCCTGGCTCGGCGGCCAGAAGTCGGTGGCGGCCTCCGCACGACGGACCGCAGGGGTACGCGGAGACCTGGACCACTTCGCGGCGCTCGGCTTCCTCCAGGGGCTGCTCACCGTATTGAAGGACTGCGGCCATCCCGGGCTCTTGGTGGTCCTGGACGAGATCGAGACCTTGCAACGGGTCCGGGGGGACGTACGGGAGAAAGGGCTGAACGCACTGCGTCAGCTTCTCGACGAGATCGACGCAGGCCGCTTCCCCGGACTCTTCCTGGTGATCACCGGCACCCCCGCCTTCTATGACGGACAGCAGGGCGTACAGCGGCTCCCGCCGCTCGCGCAGCGGCTGGCGACTGACTTCTCGACCGATCCGCGCTTCGATTCGCCGCGGGCGGTCCAGCTGCGACTGACCGGCTTCGACCTCGTGCGACTCGGCGAACTCGGCTGTTCTGTAAGGGACTTGTACGCGGGCGCAGCCAAGAACCCTGAGCGCATCGCCGCACGGGTCGACGATGCGTACGTCGCCGAGTTGGCCACCGCCATGACAGGCAGGCTCGGCGGGCGGGCCGGGATCGCCCCACGATTGTTCCTGCGCAAGCTTGTCGCGGACGTACTGGACCGGGTCGACGAATTCGACGACTTCGACCCGCGCCAGCACTACGCGCTGACGGTGAACACCATCGAGCTGAGCGAGGTCGAGCGCAACGCGGCAGCCGACAGCGCCGACGAGATCGAGTTGGAGCTGCCATGA
- a CDS encoding YtxH domain-containing protein, whose product MRYRLTFFAGLALGYVLGTRAGRERYEQLKKSAQQVAQNPAVRNTAESAAQQGRVFAGKAYHVVSEKVGDRVPDSVAGRVRSLRERNANGSAGDDWGTSNT is encoded by the coding sequence ATGCGCTACCGGCTCACGTTCTTTGCCGGACTGGCCCTGGGGTACGTGCTCGGCACACGCGCCGGACGCGAGCGCTACGAGCAGTTGAAGAAGTCCGCCCAGCAGGTCGCGCAGAACCCCGCGGTGCGCAACACCGCGGAGTCGGCGGCCCAGCAGGGGCGCGTGTTCGCCGGCAAGGCGTACCACGTGGTCAGCGAGAAGGTCGGGGACCGCGTGCCCGACTCGGTCGCCGGGCGGGTCCGCTCTCTGCGCGAGCGCAACGCGAACGGCTCGGCCGGAGACGACTGGGGTACCAGTAATACGTAA
- a CDS encoding NB-ARC domain-containing protein: MTGYRSPALGTDPPCSPVNLSRTGAATATGGGLANTGYIGTVTMEQRTPQEPALWPHQVGVIPPAARSFQHRAQADRLRTKVDGGGTAVLTQMLTGMGGVGKTQLAADYARTAWDDDSAAGGLDVLVWVTASSRQAIVTGYAQAGVELCRGDPNDQEKAALSFLAWLTPKAGTKPCRWLIVLDDVADPADLRGLWPPAGAHGRTLVTTRRRDAALAADSRHTIEIGLFTAAEALAYLTASLAGHGRYDSADELTALANDLGYLPLALSQAAAYIIDTADAVATYRALLADRTTALAAIAPDVLPDDQALPLAAAWSLSVDRADTLRPAGLARPMLQLTSLLNANGIPETVLTSEPARAHLTVHRTRTGPNPAEEAAPVSLRDTVHALRALHRLSLIDHTPDTPHHAVRVHQLIQRATRDTPHPPPPRADCPRGR, translated from the coding sequence GTGACCGGTTACCGCAGCCCTGCCCTGGGCACCGACCCTCCCTGCAGCCCGGTAAACCTGTCCCGCACCGGGGCCGCCACCGCCACCGGGGGCGGACTCGCTAACACCGGCTACATCGGCACGGTGACCATGGAGCAGCGCACGCCCCAGGAACCGGCCCTTTGGCCGCACCAGGTCGGCGTCATCCCACCTGCGGCCAGGTCTTTCCAGCACCGCGCCCAAGCAGACCGGCTACGTACGAAGGTCGACGGGGGTGGCACCGCCGTGCTGACCCAGATGCTGACTGGCATGGGCGGGGTAGGTAAGACCCAGCTGGCCGCCGACTACGCCCGCACCGCATGGGACGACGACAGCGCGGCTGGCGGCCTGGATGTCCTGGTGTGGGTCACCGCGAGTAGCCGTCAGGCCATCGTGACCGGATACGCGCAGGCTGGCGTCGAGCTATGCCGGGGCGATCCCAATGATCAAGAGAAGGCCGCGCTTTCCTTCCTGGCCTGGCTCACCCCCAAGGCCGGGACGAAGCCGTGCCGGTGGCTGATCGTCCTGGACGACGTCGCCGACCCCGCCGATCTGCGTGGTCTGTGGCCGCCCGCCGGCGCCCACGGCCGCACTCTGGTCACCACGCGCCGTCGGGATGCCGCCCTCGCCGCAGACAGCCGCCACACTATCGAGATCGGCTTATTCACTGCCGCGGAAGCCCTCGCCTACCTCACCGCGTCCCTGGCCGGACACGGTCGTTACGACTCCGCCGACGAGTTGACCGCCTTGGCGAACGATCTCGGATACCTGCCCCTGGCCCTGTCCCAGGCTGCCGCGTACATCATCGACACCGCCGACGCCGTGGCCACCTACCGCGCCCTGCTTGCCGACCGCACCACCGCACTTGCCGCCATCGCCCCCGACGTCCTCCCCGATGACCAGGCCCTGCCGCTGGCCGCCGCATGGTCTCTGTCCGTCGACCGTGCCGATACCCTGCGTCCCGCTGGCCTGGCCCGCCCCATGCTCCAGCTCACCTCCCTGCTCAATGCCAATGGCATCCCCGAAACCGTCCTGACCAGCGAGCCCGCCCGCGCCCACCTCACTGTGCACCGCACTCGCACCGGTCCGAACCCCGCCGAGGAAGCCGCCCCTGTATCTCTCCGGGACACGGTGCACGCTCTGCGGGCCCTGCACCGGCTCAGCCTCATCGACCACACCCCTGACACCCCGCACCATGCCGTCCGCGTCCATCAGCTCATCCAACGCGCCACCCGCGACACCCCTCACCCCCCACCACCACGAGCAGACTGCCCACGCGGCCGCTGA
- a CDS encoding GNAT family N-acetyltransferase — translation MSRWNRPEPLASIHDTASFDCGDPVLDQWLKRYALTNHRSGAARVFVSTVEADRVAGYYCLSTASAPKADLPDRTGKGMPQPVPLILLGRLAVDSVHQGSGLGGGLLRDAIQRTLIAAEAVGVRAMLTHAATPEAAKFYARFGFIPSPTDALHMVLLLKDARAVLGPEVK, via the coding sequence GTGAGCCGCTGGAACCGACCTGAGCCGCTGGCCAGCATCCACGATACTGCGAGCTTCGACTGCGGTGATCCGGTGCTGGACCAGTGGCTCAAGCGGTATGCGCTGACCAACCATCGCAGTGGTGCGGCGCGCGTGTTTGTCTCAACGGTCGAGGCTGATCGGGTGGCGGGGTATTACTGCCTCTCTACTGCGTCGGCGCCTAAGGCGGATCTTCCTGACCGTACTGGCAAGGGGATGCCGCAGCCGGTTCCGCTGATCCTGCTAGGGCGGCTCGCAGTGGACTCGGTGCATCAGGGGAGTGGCCTTGGTGGTGGCCTGTTGCGTGACGCAATCCAGCGGACCCTCATAGCAGCAGAAGCCGTTGGTGTCAGGGCGATGCTGACCCACGCCGCCACCCCCGAGGCGGCCAAGTTTTATGCACGGTTCGGGTTCATTCCTTCCCCCACGGATGCGCTGCACATGGTGCTCTTGCTCAAGGATGCCCGCGCAGTGCTTGGGCCGGAAGTCAAGTAG